A portion of the Deinococcus peraridilitoris DSM 19664 genome contains these proteins:
- a CDS encoding DUF1540 domain-containing protein, with the protein MTQNDQMGERQTSIVGACGATDCRYNEDRECHAGQIQVGMAGNMAQCMTYDPTGDQSGMTDMPRVNPS; encoded by the coding sequence ATGACGCAGAACGACCAGATGGGTGAACGTCAGACGAGCATCGTCGGCGCGTGTGGAGCCACCGACTGCCGCTACAACGAGGACCGCGAGTGCCACGCCGGGCAGATTCAGGTTGGCATGGCCGGCAACATGGCGCAGTGTATGACGTATGACCCCACCGGGGACCAGTCGGGCATGACCGACATGCCGCGGGTCAACCCCTCCTGA
- a CDS encoding alpha/beta hydrolase family protein: METFASFRVGSERLVGMLHLPDTLASSTGFGLVVMLHGLGGDRSERGRLLTQASRFFAAGGLASLRFDFRGSGDSQGEHAAMTVTDEVEDVTAAVDHARNFPEIDAERVSLLGFSLGALVAALAAPQVAPHRLALWSPLLPSDLLRLVPGGQLPAGISEYQGMGVGRAFLLELPRLDPLTALGRAQRVTHVFQGEKDEVAPESSGQQYAHAANAPYSVVPRVGHYFERLGAREALYEGTLHFLRGR; the protein is encoded by the coding sequence ATGGAAACCTTTGCGTCTTTCCGCGTAGGGAGCGAACGACTGGTCGGGATGCTTCACCTGCCCGACACCTTGGCTTCGTCGACGGGCTTTGGGCTGGTGGTCATGCTGCACGGGCTGGGAGGCGACCGCAGCGAGCGTGGACGCCTGCTGACCCAGGCCAGCCGGTTTTTCGCCGCCGGTGGCCTGGCGAGTCTGCGCTTTGACTTTCGCGGCAGCGGCGATTCGCAGGGAGAACACGCCGCCATGACCGTCACCGATGAAGTCGAGGACGTGACGGCCGCCGTGGATCACGCGCGCAACTTTCCCGAGATCGATGCTGAACGGGTGTCGCTGCTGGGTTTTTCGCTGGGTGCCCTGGTGGCAGCGTTGGCCGCACCGCAGGTGGCGCCTCACCGCCTGGCACTCTGGTCGCCACTTCTGCCTTCCGATTTGCTGAGGCTGGTGCCGGGCGGTCAGCTTCCGGCAGGAATCAGCGAGTATCAGGGGATGGGTGTCGGGCGGGCCTTCCTGCTGGAACTTCCCCGACTCGATCCGCTCACGGCCCTCGGCAGGGCACAGCGCGTGACCCACGTCTTTCAGGGCGAAAAGGATGAAGTGGCGCCCGAGTCGAGCGGTCAGCAGTACGCGCACGCCGCGAACGCGCCGTACTCGGTGGTGCCCAGGGTCGGCCATTACTTTGAACGGCTGGGGGCACGCGAAGCCCTCTACGAAGGAACTTTGCATTTTCTGCGGGGCCGCTGA
- a CDS encoding 3'(2'),5'-bisphosphate nucleotidase CysQ family protein, with protein sequence MQSELQMAEQLAREASQLLLDHVRRGFVVEEKTPDDPVTVADREASSLIVAGLRAAFPDDGILSEELADSPERLSRERVWIIDPIDGTREFVKGSGDYAVSIGLTVRGEPALGVVAAPARGDVYMGVVGEGVWKNGDPVRFSERPTAEAVIAVSDTEYERELSRFALERLAPSGSIAYKLARIAAGEADATFTINPRSEWDIAAGHALVRAAGGDLTTRDGHMIRYNQREPRLRRGLIGGRQDVMEALTHGLSRLAVPEQQLYLRDIDAPWIMLPERDRRGLAGHPHLHIRHAGGHIEALVTLEGSAERWRVTRSEGRDTALRILLRDLQREYGPLDFT encoded by the coding sequence ATGCAGAGCGAACTACAGATGGCCGAGCAACTGGCCCGTGAAGCCTCACAACTGCTGCTCGACCACGTGCGGCGTGGTTTCGTGGTCGAGGAAAAAACACCTGACGACCCGGTCACGGTCGCCGACCGCGAAGCTTCGAGCCTCATCGTGGCCGGACTGCGCGCGGCCTTTCCGGACGACGGCATCCTGAGCGAAGAGCTGGCCGACAGTCCTGAACGGCTTTCGAGGGAGCGGGTGTGGATCATCGATCCGATTGACGGGACCCGCGAATTCGTCAAGGGCAGCGGTGATTACGCGGTGTCGATCGGGCTCACCGTTCGGGGCGAACCCGCCCTGGGCGTGGTGGCCGCCCCCGCGCGGGGTGACGTGTACATGGGGGTGGTCGGCGAGGGGGTCTGGAAAAACGGTGATCCGGTGCGCTTCTCGGAGCGCCCGACAGCGGAAGCGGTCATCGCGGTTTCCGACACCGAATATGAACGCGAGCTGTCGCGGTTTGCGCTGGAGCGTCTGGCACCCAGCGGGTCCATTGCCTATAAACTCGCGCGCATCGCGGCCGGCGAGGCGGACGCTACCTTCACCATCAATCCGCGCTCCGAGTGGGACATTGCGGCCGGGCACGCCCTGGTTCGCGCGGCCGGAGGCGATCTCACCACCCGCGACGGACACATGATCCGCTACAACCAGCGCGAGCCCCGGTTGCGGCGCGGACTCATCGGAGGGCGCCAGGATGTCATGGAGGCCCTGACTCACGGGCTGTCCCGTCTGGCCGTTCCCGAGCAGCAGCTGTACCTGCGTGACATCGACGCGCCGTGGATCATGCTGCCCGAGCGTGACCGTCGAGGGCTCGCCGGGCATCCTCACCTACACATCCGGCATGCGGGCGGTCACATCGAAGCGCTCGTCACACTGGAGGGATCCGCGGAAAGGTGGCGCGTCACCCGCTCGGAAGGACGCGACACCGCGCTGCGAATTTTGCTGAGGGACCTGCAACGCGAATACGGCCCCCTGGACTTCACCTGA
- a CDS encoding serine hydrolase: MRVPRFTLKRKGRYLLMALGAWALYSWWPGAGSSDILHNAAARMPSPDCLQSSEFQPAPTPPSALTGRLGLWVARIDPITLQPIRVVAQDPDGLYPLASSYKQAVLWALLHGVDAGEIALNEKFSVTHANQSLGRYPYDHSNVVTLAQRMIHNSDNTATDILHRRVGFGAVQAVADELHLCRTRLLLPTKHWWIAQAGLDPAWPGATVFANATAENRMKFAQALDAASQAVRADVLQVNLDRYFENRYDPQADLGTHNVSTPFEFGTLIARQFLASGLSPSSSAMLREVMASGYGRTQLHSPMVYWGGKGGNGWKILTMTGYFQTPNGEHVVYVFMQHGSHEDYTLPNSRTAFRWINDAVQQALSSSGQVAARSP, from the coding sequence ATGCGCGTTCCACGTTTCACGCTCAAGCGCAAAGGGCGCTATCTGTTGATGGCCCTGGGTGCCTGGGCGCTCTATTCCTGGTGGCCGGGTGCCGGTTCGAGCGATATCCTGCACAACGCCGCGGCGCGCATGCCGTCACCCGACTGCCTGCAGAGCAGTGAATTCCAGCCCGCTCCAACGCCACCTTCCGCCCTCACCGGTCGTCTGGGGCTGTGGGTCGCCCGTATCGACCCGATCACACTGCAGCCGATCCGCGTGGTCGCGCAGGACCCCGACGGCCTTTACCCGCTGGCGAGCTCGTACAAGCAGGCGGTGCTCTGGGCGCTGCTGCACGGTGTTGACGCCGGCGAAATCGCGCTGAACGAAAAGTTCTCGGTCACGCACGCCAACCAGAGCCTGGGTCGCTACCCGTATGACCATTCAAACGTCGTGACCCTCGCGCAGAGGATGATTCATAATTCGGATAACACAGCCACTGACATCCTGCACCGCCGCGTCGGCTTCGGTGCGGTTCAGGCCGTCGCCGACGAACTCCATCTGTGCCGCACCCGTCTGCTGCTGCCCACCAAGCACTGGTGGATCGCCCAGGCCGGTCTCGACCCCGCGTGGCCGGGCGCGACCGTTTTTGCGAACGCCACCGCCGAAAACCGGATGAAGTTCGCCCAAGCGCTCGACGCAGCGTCGCAGGCAGTGAGAGCTGACGTGCTGCAGGTCAATCTCGATCGGTACTTCGAAAACCGCTACGACCCGCAAGCGGATCTGGGAACACACAACGTCTCCACGCCCTTTGAGTTTGGAACCTTGATCGCGCGGCAGTTCCTGGCCTCGGGGTTATCGCCGTCGTCGAGTGCGATGCTGCGCGAGGTGATGGCCAGCGGGTATGGCCGGACGCAACTGCACAGTCCCATGGTCTACTGGGGCGGTAAGGGCGGGAACGGCTGGAAAATCCTGACCATGACCGGTTACTTCCAGACGCCGAACGGCGAGCACGTGGTGTATGTGTTCATGCAGCACGGTTCGCACGAGGATTACACACTCCCCAACAGCCGCACCGCTTTTCGCTGGATCAACGACGCCGTTCAGCAAGCGCTTTCCAGCAGCGGGCAAGTCGCGGCCAGATCACCCTGA
- a CDS encoding ABC transporter permease — MNLVRKLRAIFAAQVAHMTAYRAEIMIWMLAGTLSFVMMAVWIAQARSAPGGEIGGYDASAFASYFLGTWITGQFLVVWVVWELDYQVRLGQLSPKLLRPLDPIWEHVGNHLAEKVVRLPFIGLISAVILWLVPGARFSSDPLVYVAFAGMIALAFCVRFLIEYCLGLLCFWMESTTSLNNLSFLVYAGLGGVFAPLSLYPPALQDIARLTPYPYIVNLPARMLSGSAGWSEVASGALVLLGWLGALSLLRLGLWRAGLKRYGAVGA, encoded by the coding sequence GTGAACCTCGTTCGCAAGCTGCGGGCGATCTTTGCGGCGCAAGTGGCGCACATGACCGCTTACCGCGCCGAAATCATGATCTGGATGCTGGCCGGTACGCTCAGTTTCGTGATGATGGCGGTCTGGATTGCCCAGGCACGCAGCGCGCCTGGAGGTGAGATCGGTGGGTACGACGCGAGCGCCTTCGCCTCCTACTTTCTGGGAACCTGGATCACCGGTCAGTTTCTGGTGGTCTGGGTGGTATGGGAGCTCGATTATCAGGTGCGGCTGGGGCAGCTGTCCCCCAAGCTGCTGCGTCCCCTTGACCCTATCTGGGAACACGTCGGCAATCACCTGGCAGAGAAGGTGGTGCGCCTGCCCTTTATTGGGCTGATCTCCGCAGTGATTCTGTGGCTGGTGCCCGGAGCGCGGTTCAGCAGCGACCCGCTGGTGTATGTGGCCTTTGCGGGAATGATTGCGCTGGCGTTCTGCGTGCGGTTCCTGATCGAGTACTGCCTGGGACTGCTGTGCTTTTGGATGGAGTCGACGACTTCGCTCAACAACCTGAGTTTCCTGGTTTATGCGGGGCTGGGAGGTGTGTTCGCACCACTCTCGCTGTACCCTCCGGCCCTGCAGGACATCGCGCGTCTGACGCCGTATCCGTATATCGTGAATCTGCCCGCCCGCATGCTGTCGGGGAGCGCCGGGTGGTCAGAAGTCGCCTCAGGAGCGCTGGTGCTGCTGGGCTGGCTCGGCGCGCTGTCGCTGCTGCGTCTGGGGCTCTGGCGCGCCGGGCTCAAGCGCTACGGTGCGGTGGGGGCCTGA
- a CDS encoding arsinothricin resistance N-acetyltransferase ArsN1 family A, giving the protein MTDPARTLTSRRATPADAGAIARIYNQGIEDRSTFETRPRSSHEVAGWFDERFPIVVVVDQAGIVAFASTSSYRLRDCYAGIAEFGVYVAREARGRGAGRLAMEALIPAARQAGFWKLVSRVFPGNTASRALLSHLGFREVGTYEKHARLEGAWQDVVIVEKWLGAVD; this is encoded by the coding sequence ATGACCGACCCCGCCCGAACACTGACATCCCGTCGTGCCACGCCCGCCGACGCAGGAGCTATTGCACGGATTTACAACCAGGGCATCGAGGACCGCAGTACTTTCGAGACCCGGCCGCGCTCGTCGCACGAGGTCGCCGGCTGGTTTGACGAGCGCTTTCCGATCGTGGTGGTCGTGGATCAGGCGGGCATCGTCGCGTTTGCCTCGACCAGCAGTTACCGTCTCCGCGACTGCTATGCGGGCATCGCGGAATTCGGCGTCTATGTGGCCCGCGAGGCGCGCGGTAGGGGTGCCGGGCGTCTCGCCATGGAGGCGCTCATTCCCGCTGCGCGGCAGGCGGGATTCTGGAAGCTGGTGTCGCGTGTCTTTCCCGGAAACACTGCAAGTCGTGCGCTGCTGTCCCACCTGGGGTTTCGGGAGGTGGGGACCTATGAGAAGCACGCCCGGCTCGAAGGGGCCTGGCAGGACGTGGTGATCGTCGAGAAGTGGCTCGGAGCGGTTGACTGA
- a CDS encoding ABC transporter permease codes for MANSLSAQLEYRGNFFAGLLESLGQIGIGFLSLSLFFRNSSALGGWSLPEAALVLGFYMLTISFISVFLYPNLSRIAEQVRLGTMDFTALKPLDAQFHVSTRNLNAFRMGDGLIGLVVVIWALVQLGGVGVVALLAGVVLYLCALAIVYSIFLILATTAFWWVKVENITELFTGLLGAARFPASSFPGWVRAFLTFVVPITFITTVPAQAMLGRSTLTLTLVSPLIALALLAISRLFWLYALRSYTSASS; via the coding sequence ATGGCCAATTCACTCAGCGCGCAACTCGAGTATCGCGGCAATTTCTTCGCCGGCCTGCTCGAGAGCCTGGGACAGATCGGCATCGGCTTTCTCAGCCTGAGCCTGTTTTTCCGCAACAGCAGCGCCCTTGGGGGTTGGAGTCTGCCCGAGGCGGCCCTGGTGCTGGGTTTTTACATGCTCACCATCAGCTTTATCAGCGTGTTTCTCTATCCCAACCTGAGCCGCATTGCCGAACAGGTACGCCTGGGCACCATGGATTTTACAGCGCTCAAACCCTTGGACGCGCAGTTTCATGTCTCGACGCGAAACCTCAACGCCTTTCGTATGGGCGATGGCCTGATCGGTCTGGTCGTGGTGATCTGGGCACTCGTCCAGTTGGGCGGTGTGGGTGTGGTTGCCCTGCTGGCGGGCGTCGTGCTGTACCTGTGCGCGCTTGCCATCGTCTACAGCATCTTCCTGATCCTCGCCACCACGGCGTTCTGGTGGGTCAAAGTCGAGAACATCACCGAGCTGTTCACCGGGCTGCTGGGCGCGGCGCGTTTTCCGGCCTCATCCTTTCCTGGCTGGGTGCGCGCCTTTCTGACCTTCGTGGTGCCGATTACGTTTATTACTACCGTACCGGCGCAGGCCATGTTGGGCCGGAGTACCTTGACGTTGACGCTGGTTTCTCCCTTGATTGCGCTGGCGCTGTTGGCGATCAGCCGTCTGTTCTGGCTGTACGCTCTGCGTTCATACACCAGCGCTTCGAGCTGA
- a CDS encoding ABC transporter ATP-binding protein, with protein MLKSTSSAQAAATPEASAIHVSGLAKRYVVHEKEPGLLGSLRSFVHRQLRTVEAVKGVSFDLRAGEMVGFLGPNGAGKTTTLKMLSGLLYPTDGTVRVLGREPKRRERDFLRSITLVMGQKQQLLWDLPALDSFLVNQAIYEISEADFRQTMREFDEVLDLGGILRKQVRKLSLGERMKCELAAALLHKPKVLFLDEPTIGLDVNMQLRIREFVREYNSRYAATVILTSHYMADVTALCQRILVIDAGRLVFDGALASLALRGGAHKSIKVQLARPVSHDELTRYGSVMTLEGLHAEISVPRAEVAARASLLLTDLEVADLTVEDPPIESVIGQLFQDGVSAELEKTP; from the coding sequence ATGCTCAAATCAACCTCGTCAGCGCAGGCTGCCGCCACGCCGGAAGCCAGCGCCATCCACGTCAGCGGCCTGGCCAAGCGCTACGTCGTCCATGAAAAAGAACCTGGCCTCCTGGGCTCGCTGCGTTCGTTCGTTCACCGCCAACTGCGCACGGTCGAGGCGGTCAAGGGTGTCAGCTTCGATCTGCGGGCAGGCGAGATGGTGGGCTTCCTGGGGCCCAACGGGGCAGGCAAGACCACCACGCTCAAAATGCTGTCAGGTCTGCTGTATCCCACGGATGGAACGGTGCGGGTACTGGGGCGGGAACCCAAACGGCGCGAGCGTGATTTTCTGCGCTCCATCACCCTGGTCATGGGGCAGAAGCAGCAGCTGCTGTGGGATCTGCCCGCGCTTGATTCCTTTCTGGTCAATCAGGCGATCTATGAAATCTCCGAAGCCGATTTTCGCCAAACCATGCGCGAATTCGACGAGGTGCTCGACCTGGGGGGCATCCTGCGCAAGCAGGTCCGTAAACTCTCGCTGGGTGAACGCATGAAGTGCGAATTGGCTGCCGCCTTGCTGCACAAACCCAAAGTGCTCTTTCTCGATGAGCCGACCATCGGCCTCGACGTCAACATGCAGCTGCGCATCCGTGAGTTTGTCCGCGAATACAACTCCCGCTACGCCGCGACCGTCATCCTGACGAGTCACTACATGGCCGATGTCACGGCGCTCTGTCAGCGCATTCTGGTGATTGATGCCGGTCGGCTGGTGTTCGACGGAGCCCTGGCGTCGCTGGCCCTGCGCGGCGGTGCCCACAAGAGCATCAAAGTGCAGCTTGCCCGTCCGGTTTCCCACGATGAGTTGACGCGTTACGGCTCGGTCATGACGCTCGAAGGGCTTCATGCCGAGATCAGCGTGCCGCGCGCCGAGGTGGCCGCACGTGCCAGCCTGCTCCTGACTGACCTCGAGGTGGCCGACCTGACCGTCGAGGACCCGCCCATCGAAAGTGTGATCGGCCAGCTGTTTCAGGATGGCGTCTCAGCAGAACTGGAGAAAACCCCGTGA
- the aspS gene encoding aspartate--tRNA(Asn) ligase yields the protein MTQSAVNERVLNADLGQYEGKEVRLRGFVYTRRDLGGVQFLVLRDRSGIAQVVLSGAHLPLPESSVEVVGKVVRQAKAPGGFEVQAADLHILSAATEPPPVELPKVEWNANPETLLDYRYVTIRGLKDRAALKVQAVLVNAFREALLAQDFTEIFTPKIVSAGAEGGANLFEIDYFGRRAYLAQSPQLYKQIMVGVFERVFEVAPVYRAEEHATSRHLNEYLSLDVELGFVQSEDDVMDVEEQVLQHIVARLGEQCSGELAAFGAALPAFSGRIPRIPLMEARRIVTERYGHQIGGKDLDPEAERLFSQFVKDEFGSDFVFVTKYPRTARPFYAYFEEDGLTRSFDLLFRGIEITSGGQRIHDLDMLRRSLRERGMSEEGFEGYLEVFKHGMPPHGGFAIGAERLTARILGIANVRFARAFPRDRHRLTP from the coding sequence ATGACGCAAAGTGCCGTGAATGAGCGGGTTCTGAATGCCGATCTCGGGCAATACGAAGGGAAAGAAGTCCGCCTGCGGGGCTTCGTGTACACCCGCCGCGATCTGGGCGGCGTGCAGTTTCTGGTGCTGCGCGACCGCAGCGGCATTGCGCAGGTCGTGCTCTCTGGTGCTCACCTGCCGTTGCCGGAAAGCAGCGTCGAGGTCGTCGGAAAAGTCGTCCGGCAGGCCAAAGCGCCCGGCGGTTTCGAGGTGCAGGCCGCCGACTTGCACATCCTGAGTGCGGCGACCGAGCCCCCTCCGGTGGAACTCCCCAAAGTCGAGTGGAACGCCAACCCCGAAACCCTGCTCGATTACCGCTACGTCACCATTCGCGGCCTCAAGGACCGCGCCGCACTCAAAGTCCAGGCGGTTCTGGTGAACGCCTTTCGCGAGGCCCTGCTGGCACAGGACTTCACCGAGATCTTTACACCCAAGATCGTGTCGGCGGGCGCTGAAGGCGGCGCCAATTTGTTCGAGATCGATTACTTCGGACGTCGGGCCTACCTGGCGCAGAGTCCGCAGCTCTACAAACAGATCATGGTCGGCGTGTTCGAGCGGGTGTTCGAGGTGGCGCCCGTGTACCGCGCCGAGGAGCACGCGACCAGCCGACACCTGAACGAGTACCTCTCGCTTGACGTGGAACTGGGTTTCGTGCAGTCCGAAGACGATGTGATGGATGTCGAGGAGCAGGTGCTGCAGCACATCGTCGCGCGCCTCGGAGAACAGTGTTCCGGCGAGCTCGCGGCCTTCGGGGCAGCCCTGCCCGCCTTTTCCGGGCGCATTCCCCGCATTCCGCTGATGGAAGCGCGGCGCATCGTCACCGAAAGGTACGGCCATCAGATTGGCGGCAAGGACCTCGATCCCGAAGCGGAACGGCTGTTTTCCCAGTTCGTCAAGGATGAGTTCGGCAGTGACTTCGTTTTCGTGACCAAGTATCCCCGGACTGCCCGTCCCTTCTACGCGTATTTCGAGGAAGACGGTCTGACCCGCTCGTTCGACTTGCTGTTTCGCGGCATCGAGATCACTTCGGGGGGGCAGCGCATTCACGACCTCGACATGCTTCGCCGTTCGCTGCGCGAACGCGGCATGAGTGAAGAGGGTTTCGAAGGGTACCTCGAGGTCTTCAAGCACGGCATGCCGCCTCACGGCGGGTTTGCGATCGGTGCCGAGCGCCTGACCGCCCGGATTCTGGGGATCGCCAATGTCCGCTTTGCACGGGCTTTTCCGCGTGACCGTCACCGCCTGACGCCCTGA
- a CDS encoding DegV family protein, with product MIAIVTDSTSDLLPQHLSEWNLKSVPLYVLFDGNMLKDGVEITPSQIFKGVREGKKPPSTSQPSPAEFADAYRAALTSADHVLSIHISSELSGTSSSARLAAQEFPGQVTVVDSRSVSGGLALQVLRAARLAREGAQTSDIVAQLERIQRVMTLRFTVDTLDFLRLNGRIGGAQALLGSLLNIKPILQVKEGKVDAAGRVRGQKKAVAEIVNSIKAYTEQHGPSRALLLVTEGGEGAVQEIRAGMRGLQVEDVGTVSIGAVVATHAGPGAMGIALEPVTV from the coding sequence ATGATTGCCATAGTCACGGACTCCACGAGTGATCTGCTGCCACAACACCTCAGCGAGTGGAACCTGAAGAGCGTTCCGCTGTATGTTCTGTTCGACGGCAACATGCTCAAGGACGGCGTGGAGATCACGCCCAGCCAGATTTTCAAGGGTGTTCGCGAAGGCAAGAAACCACCGTCGACCTCACAACCGAGCCCGGCCGAATTCGCCGACGCATACCGCGCCGCCCTGACGAGCGCAGACCATGTCCTCTCGATTCACATCTCCAGTGAGCTGTCGGGAACGAGCAGCAGCGCCCGGCTGGCCGCGCAGGAATTTCCGGGTCAGGTGACGGTGGTCGATTCGCGCAGCGTTTCGGGCGGACTTGCCCTGCAGGTGCTCCGCGCCGCGCGGCTGGCCAGAGAAGGTGCCCAGACCAGCGATATCGTCGCGCAGCTCGAACGCATACAGCGCGTCATGACGCTGCGCTTCACGGTGGACACCCTCGATTTCCTGCGCCTCAACGGACGCATCGGAGGCGCGCAGGCCCTGCTGGGAAGCTTGCTGAACATCAAACCGATCTTGCAGGTCAAAGAGGGCAAAGTCGACGCGGCCGGCCGCGTGCGCGGGCAGAAAAAAGCCGTCGCGGAAATCGTGAATTCCATCAAGGCCTACACTGAGCAACATGGCCCCAGCCGCGCGTTGCTGCTCGTGACCGAGGGCGGCGAAGGAGCCGTTCAGGAAATCCGCGCGGGCATGCGAGGGCTCCAGGTCGAGGATGTCGGGACGGTGTCCATCGGCGCGGTGGTGGCCACACACGCCGGTCCGGGAGCCATGGGTATCGCGCTGGAGCCGGTGACCGTTTAA
- a CDS encoding alpha/beta hydrolase family protein — protein sequence METWASFVVGGQRVHGMLHVPEGTAPEEGFPSVVILHGYTGNRSGDHRLLPLLSRELMARGVASLRFDFRGSGESEGSFAEMTVAREIEDVVESFHFMRMQRGLNPQRVSLLGFSMGGMVAALSAPQVRPERLALWAPALPELWLSQMPDPRVLPEVIDVNGWPLGRAFVEELTMLDPLMTLQSYAGPVRIFHGSADPSVPLGIGERYARAAGCELVVIEAANHCFDSLAWTERLYRTTVDFFVEGHREAVQAS from the coding sequence ATGGAAACATGGGCTTCGTTCGTGGTCGGCGGGCAACGTGTTCATGGCATGCTGCACGTGCCCGAAGGCACGGCGCCTGAGGAAGGCTTTCCGAGCGTCGTCATTTTGCACGGCTACACCGGCAACCGCTCAGGCGACCACCGGCTGCTGCCCTTACTTAGCCGGGAATTGATGGCGCGCGGAGTGGCAAGCCTGCGCTTCGATTTTCGTGGCAGCGGCGAATCTGAGGGAAGCTTTGCCGAGATGACGGTGGCGCGTGAGATCGAAGACGTTGTGGAGTCCTTTCACTTCATGCGGATGCAGCGCGGTCTGAATCCGCAGCGGGTGAGTCTGCTGGGCTTTTCGATGGGGGGCATGGTCGCGGCCCTCAGCGCGCCGCAGGTGCGCCCTGAGCGGCTTGCCCTGTGGGCACCGGCCTTGCCCGAACTGTGGCTGAGTCAGATGCCAGATCCGCGCGTGCTGCCCGAAGTGATCGACGTGAACGGCTGGCCGCTCGGGCGCGCTTTCGTGGAAGAACTGACGATGCTCGATCCGTTGATGACCCTGCAGTCCTACGCGGGACCCGTGCGTATCTTTCATGGATCCGCAGACCCTTCGGTGCCCCTCGGTATCGGGGAGCGTTACGCGCGGGCCGCCGGGTGCGAGCTGGTCGTGATCGAAGCGGCCAATCACTGCTTCGATTCGCTGGCCTGGACCGAGCGGCTGTACCGCACCACGGTGGACTTTTTCGTAGAAGGACACCGGGAAGCCGTGCAGGCAAGCTGA